ACTCTGAATATCCACCAGTAGCTATTGCCATACCAATTTCACTTGGCCGCCCCTTGTAAAGTGAATTTTTCCAGAGCTTGTCATGCTTATTAGGCTTGCCATACTTTTCTGTCAAGGAACTGACGAGCGGCTGAAACGATTCATAATACTTGTTGCTTTTATTTGTAAAAACCTTGAGCAGCGTGTACCTTGCTCTCGTTAGTTTGTCGTCGGTAAAGTAATACACCAGAAGTGTTTCTTCATCGAGAATTTCCGTCAAATACCCAACCCGCCCAGAGTCTTCTTTGAATACACTTCCATGTTCAGTGGACATCACCTCGGACTTTGACATCCCCCATTTTACGCCTCTAAAGTCCATCTCCTCTGCGTATGCCATGGTGGCGATGAACAACACAAGGACAATTACGAATGCACTATTTTTCATACAATCCTCCATACTTTCTCTCGGAAATACCGCCACCACGGCTGTCTTGGCAACAGAATCCAAAGCCCCATGCAACATCGCTGTCAACAATTGATATCATACGACTTAATTCAAACACTTAGCTATCCCCATAGGGGCATCACTGCACAAACAGCCTCTTGTTTATCCCTGTTCTACTCCTCTCGCTGAATGTTTCTGACAGTGCATCCTTGATCTTTTCCCATTGATCATCTGAAAAATGGATGCCGCCGTCACATGCATTCTTCCTTTGCATATCAAAGACTCGGGCATTACAACCCACACCGCGTCCTGAACATTCACCAAATTCTGAGAGCATATCATCCTCACGTCCTTGACAGCGGACACGGTTTTGTCATGATTCCGCGATACTGTTCACGCAGGACGCCGGGCGCATGGGCTCCCGCGACGCCGTACGGAGGAGCCATGCTGCTCAAGGACAAGACGCTCATCATCACCGGAGCCTCCATGGGCGTGGGCCGGGCCCTGGCCGAGGCCCTTGCCGTGCTGGGCTCGCGCCTGGTGCTCAATGCGCGCGGGGCGGAAGACCTGGAGGACGCCTGGCACGCCTGCGACATGGTGGGCGCGCAGGCGGTTGCCGTGCCCGGCGACGCCTCCAAGGCCACCACGGCGCGCGCCCTGCTGGAGGCGGCCCAGTCCCTGGGCGATTTCGTGGGCTTCGTGCACTGCGCGGGCGTGCTCAACCCGGGCCCCCACGTCTGGGAGATGGACTGCGCGGGCTTCGACGAGGTGTTCTCCTCCAACGTGAAGGGCGGCTGGATTCTGGCCCGGCACTGCGTGCCTGTGCTGCGCAAGGCGGGCTCCGGGCTGGCGGTGTTCGTGGGGTCGGGAGCGGCGTCGGTGGTGCAGCCCGGAATGGGGCTCTACTGCGCGGCCAAGGCCGCCGAGGAGCACCTCTGCCGCCAGCTGGCCGCCGAGGCCCCGTGGCTCACCTGCTTCGTCTACAGGCCGGGGCTGGTGGACACGCGCATGCAGCACCAGGCCCGCAACGCCCTGGGCGGCGGCGCCGAAGCCCTGCGCGCTCTTTTCCGCCCCTGGAAGGAGCGCGGACGCCTGATCATGCCCGAAGAGTCGGCCATGGGGCTCATGCGCCTGCTCCTGGGCGAGTGGAAAGACCTCTCGGGCCACACCTTCGACATGCGCGACAGCGACGCCCCGGTGTTTTAAGGCGCGCCCGGGCGCTCCACGCTAGATGTTCTGCTGCCTGGGCACCTTCTTGGGCGCGGGCAGTTCCGACTCAGGAGCCTTGGCCGGGGCCTTGGCGGGGGCCGTCTCGGCCGCGGCAGGGGTCTGGTCGGCCTGGGGCCGGTCGGGCCGGTAGTCCTGCGGCAGGGCCACGGGCAGTTCGCGCACGGTCATGCCTTCCCCTTCGCCGTTGCGCACCGTTACGCGCAGGGACTCGATGCCCATGCCCTCGGGCAGGAAGATGTAGCCCGTGCGGGTGGCCCCGGGCGGGATGGGGTCTTCGTTCCAGACGTTTTCCTGAAGGTCGGCCCGCACGATCTCGCGCATCTCGCGCGAATCGTGCTGGTGTGAGGCCACTCCCACGATGGTTCCGGCCGAACCGCCGAAGATGGTCCCTGTCCAGATGAGGGCCGGGTCCTTCACGGGGCTGAAGAGGTAGGCCAGCAGTCCGAAGCCCGTGCCGATGGCCGCCCCGATGGCCGCGCCCTTCGCGCCGTTGGTGAACATGTTCTTGGCCTGGTCGCTCAGGGGGAGCTTCGCCATGGCCAGGCGCATGGCCTCGCCAGGGGAGTAGACCAGGTATTCGGCGTCCTTGGCCACGCCGCGCACGTCTTCGAGGAGCACCTGCGGCTGCCCGGGCCCTTTGTTCTTGAGCACCAGCACCACGGGAAGCAGCTTGGTGCGCGTGAAGTCGTAGCCCGCCGAGTTCTGGGTGGCGCGCACGGCCGCGGCGTCCCACTCCGGGGTGACGGCGGCCTGGGGGAATCCGGCGGGCTCCATGGCCACCTTCACCGTTCCGGGAGGCAGCTGCGCATTCTTGGCGGCGCACCCCGCCAGGGCCAGGCAGACCAGCACGAGGATCAGGGCCTGAACAACGGCCGGACGTCTCACGGGAACCGGTTGGGTATCCATGCACACCTCCGTCGATATATTACGACACGATGAATAATCGACAAAACAATATTCCGCAAGATTTTCCCGTCATCCCCTGCGGCGCGCCAGCGCGGGCAACACGGCACAGACGGCCAGGAGCCCCATGGCCAGGGCGAAGTCCGAACTGGCGAAGTCCGAAACCGTGCGCACCTGCTCCAGCCTGCCGCCCGTGAGGGCGTAGATGAAGGAGCTTGGCAGCACGCCCAGGCCCGTGGCCAGCAGGAAGCGCCTTTTGCGGATTCCCGAGAGCCCGGCCGCCACGTTGACCAGGAAGAACGGCGTGACCATGAGCAGCCTGGCCGAGAGCACATACCAGAATCCGTTGCGGGCCATCTCCAGGCTGGCCTTGGCCAGCGTTCGCCCGAAACGGGCGTGGAGGGAGCGGTAGAACAGATGGCGCGTGGCCGCAAGCCCCGCCAGCCCCCCGGAGAGGGACATGGCCACGTTGAGGGCGACCCCGGCCTCCAGCCCGAAAAAGAAGCCCGCCAGCACCTTCAGCAGGGCGGCCACGGGGATGGGGCAGTTGATGGCCACGCTCCCCGCCGCCAGCATACCCAGCCAACAGGCCGCCGCATTGGCCTGCACAAAGGCCCGGTGGCGCAGGGACCACTCGCGGGCCGCGTCCAGAACCTCGTCGGCGCTGGCCCCCCAGGCCGCGAAGGCCAGGACCAGCACGGCCGCCAGGAGCCACCAGGGCAGGGCGCGACGCCAGGAACCCATCGGACGAGCGCCGGACGGGCGCACGCGGGCCTTGGCGGCGTCCGCGGGGGAGCCTGGCGGGGAGACCGGCCGGGAGTCGGTGGGATGATGCGGGGGCGTCTGTTGCATGGGGTCCATCGGAAGACGTTGCCGACGAAGGAGCCGGACTGCCGGACTGCCGGACTGCCGACCAAGGGGAGCATGCACGCCCGCGTCCGTTCGCGCAACCTCCGCCTAGCCCCGCCCCGTGACGGCCCCGTGACGGCCTTCCAGCGCCCTCAGCTCACCAACACGCCCGCATAACCCACCACGCTGGAGAAGTCGCCCGTGACCTCGCCCGAGTTGGCGTAGGCCGCCAGTTCGGCCCGTTTCGCCCCCAGCTCCAGGGCGATCATAAGGCCCAGGGTCATGGGCAGCACCCCGCACATGGTGATGCCCTCGGCGCGCACCACCTCGTGGAGCCCGGCCGGATCGAGACGCAAGACCGCCTCCAGGGCCATGAAATCAAGGCTTTTGGCGCGTTCGGCGTTCTCGAAATGGCTCATGTCGGAGGAGACCACCAGGCTCGCCCCGCCCGGCAGGGCGCGCAGCACCCCGGCCATGGCGGCCGCCGCCCGGGAGAGCGCGGCCAGTGAGCGCTCGGCCACGCACAGGGGCACCCCGCGGAAGCCGGGCTTCACCTGGCCCAGAAAGGGCAGAAGCACCTCCAGGGAATGCTCGCGCTGGTGCGCCATGGCGTCGGAAGCCAGCCGCGGCTCGGCCTCCAGGAGCGCGCGGGCCAGGGGCTCGTCCACATCCATGACGCACGTGGGCGTGATCCAGCGCCCCTTGTCCCACACGGCCAGGGAAGCGCCCAGGCCGGTATGGTTGGGGCACAAGAGCAGGAGGTTGTCCGAAAGATTGGCCTGGGCCAGGGTGAGCCCGGCCACGCGGCCCGAATAGACGTAGCCCGCGTGGGGGGCCATGGCCAGCAAGGTGTGTTCCTCCCGCCTGGGAGGCGCGCCCCGCAGGCAGGCGCGGACCTCGCGCTCCAGGGCGTCGGGCTGAGCGGGGTAGAACCTGCCCGCGACGAAGGGTTGGCGGATCATGGACCTGACCTTCCGTTGGTTGGAGATGCTCACGGCACTCCTCCCTAACACTTCGCCCGAGCGAGGCAAGCCCCGCCGACGGGCGTGGATCAGGGAGGTCCGGCCAGCCTGCCCGCGCTCTCCTGCAGCGAGCGCGCGGCCAGCTCCGAGGCGGCCATGCGGCCGTAGAGGCCGTTGGGATCGGCGTCGCGCAGCTTCTGCAACACGGAGCGCCAGGAGTCCAGGTCGCCAAGGGCGCGGTGCAGGGCGGCGGTCTTGAGTCGGATGGCCCCCCACTGCGGCCCACCCTGGGCCACTTCGGTTTCATACTCGGCGCACAGGCCCAGGGCCTCGCGGTTGCGTCCCAGGCCCTGGCTGGCCTCGATCATGGTGAGCAGGGCGTCCTGGGCCATGCCCTGGTCCTTGGCGGACTCCTTGAAGAGGAAGCGCGCGTCGGTGGACCAGAGCAGGGCCTTCTCGAAGTCCTGGCGCTCCAGGGCCGTGCGGGACTGGTAGTAGACGGCGTAGGCGCGCTTGGCCGGATCGAGCTGCTGGTCGGCGGCGAGCCTGGCCCAGAGCAGGCGGGACTTGGCCTTCTGGCCCGTGTGCTCCAGGGCCATGGCCTGGGCGAACTCCAGGGCGCGGCGCGGGTTGTCGGCCATCTTCCAGGAGGCGACCTTCTGGAGCGTCTCCAGGACGGCGGGCCAATCCTGGTGCTCGCGCAGGATGGTCAGAACGAGGGCCAGGGCCTTCTGGGCGTCCGGCGTGGGGCCTTTGTCCAGGTAGGTTCTGGCCATTTCCAGGGCCTGCTTGGCCTCGCCCTGGTAGTACAGGGCCAGGGCCACGCCGAGGCGGTCGCGATCGGAGAGGATGTTGCTGCGCTCGGCCAGGAAGGGGTACTGCCTCCAGAGTTCCAGAATGCGCTTGTAGTTCATCTCCTCCAGGAGCGGCCCCACCATCTTGGCGTAGGCCTGAGCGCCCAAGTCCAGGGCCTGGCCCTCCAGGACGTCGCCGGGGAAGGTCTTGGCGAAGCGCCGGGCCAGATCGAGGGTTTCGGGATACTGCTCCTTGTAAAGCCGCCACATGGTCAGCTTGAGCAGGGCCAGGGGGGCCAGCGGGCTCTTGGGATATTCGTTGATGATGATCTCGTAGATGCGGTCCGGCCGGATGTCCGTGGGGTCCGCGAAGGCCTTGAACATCTCCTGGAGGGTGGGGGCGTCGTTGATGCCCTGCTCCGCCAGGCGCATCATGGCCATGAGCGCGCCTTCCTTGCCGGGGTAGTTGCGGATGGCCATGTCGTAGAATTCGCGGGCCGCATCACGCTTGCCGAGCTTGGCGTTCACGTCGCCCAGACGGGCGAGGACGAGGTCGTTGGCGCTGTCATCGGGGACGAGGTTGTAGAACCAGAGGTAGTCGTCCTTTGCCTTCTCGAACTCGCCCAGCTTGTAGGCGATGTCGGCCGCCACGCGACGCATGGAGGGATTCTCCACGTAGTAGCGCGGCCAGCGCTTGTCCACGTAGTCCACGATCTTGGAAGCCTCGCCGTATTCGCCCAGTTCCAGGAGGGTGCGCGAGAGGCCCAGGGCCGCGTCGCGCGCGAAGCGGCTTTCGGGGTGTTTCTGGAGCACGTCCTTGTAGGCCTGGGCGGCGCGTTCGTAGTTGGCCTTCGCGTCGCCCTTCTTGGCCTGTTCGAGGTAGTGCTCGCCCCAGTACACGTCGATGAGGGGGATGTCCTCGTCGAGGCCGTACTTGTTGCGCATGAGGTTGAAGTAGGCCCTGGCCTCGGGAAGGTTTCCCTGCTTGAGGTTGATGGCCCCCAGCTTGATGAGCGCGCGCGGGATGCGCTGGGACTTGGTGTTGAAGTTCAGGGCCTGCTGGAGGGCGTCGTTGGTCTCCACGAAGGCCTCGGGCATCTTGTCCTTGTTGCGGGCGAAGAGCACTTCGGCCTGGAGATAGAGGGCCTGCTCGCGCAGGTCGTTGGTGATCTCGGTCTCGGGCTTCTCCAGGGTGAGGCGGGCCACTTCCATGGCCTTGTCCAGGTCGCCCCGGGCGAAAGCCTGCTCGCCGGTGATGAAGAAGGTGGTGTTGGAAAGGGTGTCCTTGGCGGGCGGCCCCTGTTGCCCGGCGGCAGGCGGCGGCGCATCCTGGCTCTGGGCAGGGGGCGCGGGCAGCGGCGACGGGCCGCCCTGAGGCTGCTGGCCGTCGGGGGCGGCGGCCTGCTGCCCTGGAGCGGGCTGCGCCGGGGCCTCCTGCACGGGGGGCTCGACCTTGGAAAGGTCCAGGGCCTGCCCGATGCTGCCCTTCACTTCCGCCGGAGCCGGAGCGGCAGGCGCGGCCGGGGTCGCGGGCTGCGCCGCCTGCCCGGGCGCGGCGGCCGGGTTCTGCTGCCCGGATTGCTGGACAGGCGCTTGAACGGGCTGCGACGCTGGGGCCTTGGAGTCGGCCGCTCCCTGTGGCTGCCCGGGCGCGGGCAGCGGGGTATTCTGGGAGGTTTGCAGCTGCGGGGCCTTGGTCCCGGCCGGGGTTTGGGGCTTCTGAACAGCCGGAGCTGCGGGTTGCTGGGCGGCCGGGGCTTGGGGCTGCTGGACGGCCGGGGCTGCGGGAGCGCCCTGAGGGGCGGTGCGCGAGAAATCGATGGCCCCGCCCACGTTGCCTCCGACGGCCTGGGGGGGGGCCTGGGACGGAGCCACGGCCTGAGGGGCGGCGCTGTGGGGGGCGGCCGGGGACGGCGCGGGGGCGGCGGGGCTCGGGCCAGGAGCCGGAGCAGCGGGCGTGGCGGGCTCGGGAGGCTGCACCGCGCCGCCGATGCTCCCTTTGACGCCGCCCGCTTGCGGCGGGGCGGCCGGGGTGGGTTCTGGGTCGGACGCCGGGGCCGGCACGGCGCCCGGCGTCGGGACAGGACCCGTGGAAGCCGGGGCCTGCCTGGCGTCGCGCCACGCGCCGGGACCGGCGGCCTGGGGCGCGGCCACGCCGATGGCCCCCGTGGCCTCCCGCGTGGGGGCGGCGGAAGTGGGAGCCTGAGAAGGCGCGGACGGAGCCTGGGCCTGCACGGGGGCTTGGACAGGAGCCTGCACGGGGGTCTGGATCGGGGCCTGCACGGGCGCGGGCGGCCGGGGCTGCACCTGAGCCTGGGAGGGAGCGGGACCGGCCGGGCCGGACGGCGACGGCTGGGCCGGAGCCTGCACGGGCGCCTGTGCCGAGGCTGTCGGCTGGGGCGGCACGGGCGCGGGCGCGCCCGGCTGTTCCAGCCCGGCGATGGGGGCCGTCACGGAGGCCCGGGGCTGGGTCTGCTCCTGGGCCTGGGGGGCCTGTCCGGTCCCGCCTGGCGTTTCCGGTGCGGGGGCCGGGGCCTCCCCCGGCGGGGCCTGTCCGGGCTCCGGCGCGGGAGGCTTCCACTTGGCCCCTGCCGGATCGAAGAACACCTGGATGGTCAGGCCCTTGTCGCCGGAGGGGGTGGTCACGAAGCCGAAGGATTCGTTGGCGGTTTCCAGCACGAGCACGTTGTCCGCCGCCGCGAGGGCCGCCACGTGGCGCGTCCTGCCCGTCGGCTGGGGCGGGGCCTTGAGCTTCACCCCTGCCGGGAAGAGGGCCTCCACGCGCCGGGGGCCGGTGCGCACCACCACGGGGGCCGGGGCCTTGCGCGGGAACGTGAGGGTGATCTGGTCGGCCAAGGGTCCGGCCGTGAGGGCGTAGGTCTGGGCTCGAGCGCCGCCGGGGGCCGCGAGGAGGAGCATACACAGGCAGAGGAACCAGGCGATCCTGGCAATGGGGCGCGCCATCACGGACACCCAGCAAGCAAGAAGCGCACCAGGCCTCACGGGGCGCGCCTTAGGCCCCCAGCATGTTTTTCTTCTTGAGCTTTTCGATGAGCGTGGTCCGCTTGATGCCCAGGATCTCGGCGGCCTGGTTCTTCACACCCCCGGCCATCTCCAGGGACTCGGCCAGCAGGCGCTCCTCGATTTCGTCGAGGAACTCCTTGAGGCCCATGCCCTTGGCCTTGAGGTCGGCCACCACGGGCCAGTCGAACCCGGCGGGCCTGGCCGCCGGGACTGCTGCCGGGGCGGGCGGGGCCTTGCCCACGTCGTCCCAGATCTTGCGGGGCAGGTCCTCGGGGCGGATGTGGTCCTCGTCGCAGAGGATGGAAAGGCGCTCCATGAGGTTTTCCAGCTCGCGCACGTTGCCGGGCCAGGAATAGCTCAGGAACACCGAGGACGTTTCGGCGGGCACCGCCAGCACCGGGCGCTCCTTCTGGGCGCAGAAGCGCTCCAGGAAGCAGCGCGAAAGCAGGAGCACGTCCTCGCCGCGCTCGCGCAGCGGGGGCAGGTGCAGGGGGATGACGTTCAGGCGGTAGAAGAGGTCTTCGCGGAAGCGCCCGGCGGCCACCTCGGCCTCCAGGTCGCGGTTGGTGGCGGCCACGATGCGCACGTCCACCTTCATGGTGCGCGTGCCGCCCACGCGCTCGAACTCCTTCTCCTGGAGCACGCGCAGGATCTTCACCTGGAGCGAGAGGTCCATCTCGCCGATCTCGTCGAGGAAGATGGTGCCGCCGTCGGCCAACTCGAAGCGGCCCGCGCGGTTGCGGATGGCGTGGGTGAAGGCCCCCTTCTCGTGCCCGAAAAGCTCCGACTCCAGCAGTTCCCTGGGGATGGCCCCGCAGTTCACCGGCACGAAGGGCTTGTCTCGGCGGCGGCTGTTGGCGTGCAGCGCCCGCACCAGGAGTTCCTTGCCCGTGCCCGACTCCCCCGTGACGAGCACCGTGGAATCCGTCGGGGCCACCTTGGAGAGCACCGTGAACACGCCGGTCAGGGCCGGGCTCTTGCCGATGATGCCCGAGGTGTTCAATTCCATGCGGAATCCCCTTGAAGAACGTGCATGGCCGAACGGTGTCAACATTATGACGCAAAGTCAAGGGGAATGCGCTGAAAAAGACCGGCCCGCGCGGATTTCCGGGCCATGGGAGGGCGGTTCAGGCCATCAGGTCCAGCACGGAGCCGGTGGTCTGCTCCAGGGTGCGCACGGCCACTGCGTTGGCCTGGAAGGCGCGCTCGGCGGAGGAGAGGTTGACCATCTCCCGGGCCACGTCCACGCTTCCGCCCTGATAGGGCTGCACCCAGGCGCGTTCCTGGGTTTTCTGGTCGGTGGCGATGTCGAAGGAGGGCTCGGCCATGGTCTGGCCGAAGGCCACGGAGTGCTCGGAGATGGCGTTGATGGTCGCCGGTCCAGAGGAGATCACGGTGCGCACGGGCTGGTAGCCGTCGGTGGAGAGGTTGGCCAGGTTGCGGGCCGTGTCCTCGGCGGCGTGGGTGAGGGCCCCGAGGGCCTGCGCGTTGAGGTTGGGGATGATGCTCATGGCCGTCTCTCCCTTCCTTGCACTGTGCGCACTCCGGTGCGGTCTGTCAACGGCTGCCGGGCTCTCTCCGGGGGGACTGCCGGAGAGGGCACCGGGCGGAGCGCGCCGGGTGTTGCGAGGGCGCTCCGTCCGGGATAACGTGGCCCCATGCGCCCCCTCGCCCTCACGGCCTGCCTGGCCGCGTGCCTGCTGCTGGCCGCCTGCGCCCAGGAGCCCCCCGAGCGCCGCTCCTACCGCAACGACGCGGTGGGGCTGCGCTTCCACCCCGCCAAGGGCTGGACCGTGGCCGAGACCACCGAAGACGGCTGCACCTTCGCCGTGGAGGCCTCCAACGGGCCGGACCTGCGCTTCGTGATCTGCCTGAGCCCGCCGCGCACGGACATCCTGCTCACGCAGAACGCGTTCGTCTCCTGCGAAAACGTGAAGCAGTACGTGGCGGAATCGCTCAAGGGCATCAAGCCCACCTGCATGCGCGGCGGCGCGGGGGACCACTTCGGCTACGACACGCTCTACGCGCGCCTTTTGCGCGGCGGCGACGGCAAGGTGCGCGTGCAGTTCGTCAACCACGTCTTCGCGCCCGTGAAGGGACGGCTGCTCCAGGTGATGGCCTACGCCGTGGCCGACGACGACAAGCAGGCCCACGCGCTCTTCGACGCCAACCGCGCCGCCCTCTTCGCCATGATGCAGTCCGTGCGCCTGCGCTGAGGCCGCTACCGGCCGCGACTTACGCCTTCTCGCGCTCGATGCCCGCCACGGCGCAGTGGTTGTGGATGGACTCGAAGCTCTCCACCTCCACGGCGTACCAGGTCACGGCGGGATGCTCCTCCAGTGCTTTGGCCATGGAGCGGGCCACGT
This sequence is a window from Fundidesulfovibrio magnetotacticus. Protein-coding genes within it:
- a CDS encoding SDR family NAD(P)-dependent oxidoreductase, with product MLLKDKTLIITGASMGVGRALAEALAVLGSRLVLNARGAEDLEDAWHACDMVGAQAVAVPGDASKATTARALLEAAQSLGDFVGFVHCAGVLNPGPHVWEMDCAGFDEVFSSNVKGGWILARHCVPVLRKAGSGLAVFVGSGAASVVQPGMGLYCAAKAAEEHLCRQLAAEAPWLTCFVYRPGLVDTRMQHQARNALGGGAEALRALFRPWKERGRLIMPEESAMGLMRLLLGEWKDLSGHTFDMRDSDAPVF
- a CDS encoding TVP38/TMEM64 family protein, with protein sequence MGSWRRALPWWLLAAVLVLAFAAWGASADEVLDAAREWSLRHRAFVQANAAACWLGMLAAGSVAINCPIPVAALLKVLAGFFFGLEAGVALNVAMSLSGGLAGLAATRHLFYRSLHARFGRTLAKASLEMARNGFWYVLSARLLMVTPFFLVNVAAGLSGIRKRRFLLATGLGVLPSSFIYALTGGRLEQVRTVSDFASSDFALAMGLLAVCAVLPALARRRG
- the amrB gene encoding AmmeMemoRadiSam system protein B, which encodes MIRQPFVAGRFYPAQPDALEREVRACLRGAPPRREEHTLLAMAPHAGYVYSGRVAGLTLAQANLSDNLLLLCPNHTGLGASLAVWDKGRWITPTCVMDVDEPLARALLEAEPRLASDAMAHQREHSLEVLLPFLGQVKPGFRGVPLCVAERSLAALSRAAAAMAGVLRALPGGASLVVSSDMSHFENAERAKSLDFMALEAVLRLDPAGLHEVVRAEGITMCGVLPMTLGLMIALELGAKRAELAAYANSGEVTGDFSSVVGYAGVLVS
- a CDS encoding tetratricopeptide repeat protein, whose protein sequence is MARPIARIAWFLCLCMLLLAAPGGARAQTYALTAGPLADQITLTFPRKAPAPVVVRTGPRRVEALFPAGVKLKAPPQPTGRTRHVAALAAADNVLVLETANESFGFVTTPSGDKGLTIQVFFDPAGAKWKPPAPEPGQAPPGEAPAPAPETPGGTGQAPQAQEQTQPRASVTAPIAGLEQPGAPAPVPPQPTASAQAPVQAPAQPSPSGPAGPAPSQAQVQPRPPAPVQAPIQTPVQAPVQAPVQAQAPSAPSQAPTSAAPTREATGAIGVAAPQAAGPGAWRDARQAPASTGPVPTPGAVPAPASDPEPTPAAPPQAGGVKGSIGGAVQPPEPATPAAPAPGPSPAAPAPSPAAPHSAAPQAVAPSQAPPQAVGGNVGGAIDFSRTAPQGAPAAPAVQQPQAPAAQQPAAPAVQKPQTPAGTKAPQLQTSQNTPLPAPGQPQGAADSKAPASQPVQAPVQQSGQQNPAAAPGQAAQPATPAAPAAPAPAEVKGSIGQALDLSKVEPPVQEAPAQPAPGQQAAAPDGQQPQGGPSPLPAPPAQSQDAPPPAAGQQGPPAKDTLSNTTFFITGEQAFARGDLDKAMEVARLTLEKPETEITNDLREQALYLQAEVLFARNKDKMPEAFVETNDALQQALNFNTKSQRIPRALIKLGAINLKQGNLPEARAYFNLMRNKYGLDEDIPLIDVYWGEHYLEQAKKGDAKANYERAAQAYKDVLQKHPESRFARDAALGLSRTLLELGEYGEASKIVDYVDKRWPRYYVENPSMRRVAADIAYKLGEFEKAKDDYLWFYNLVPDDSANDLVLARLGDVNAKLGKRDAAREFYDMAIRNYPGKEGALMAMMRLAEQGINDAPTLQEMFKAFADPTDIRPDRIYEIIINEYPKSPLAPLALLKLTMWRLYKEQYPETLDLARRFAKTFPGDVLEGQALDLGAQAYAKMVGPLLEEMNYKRILELWRQYPFLAERSNILSDRDRLGVALALYYQGEAKQALEMARTYLDKGPTPDAQKALALVLTILREHQDWPAVLETLQKVASWKMADNPRRALEFAQAMALEHTGQKAKSRLLWARLAADQQLDPAKRAYAVYYQSRTALERQDFEKALLWSTDARFLFKESAKDQGMAQDALLTMIEASQGLGRNREALGLCAEYETEVAQGGPQWGAIRLKTAALHRALGDLDSWRSVLQKLRDADPNGLYGRMAASELAARSLQESAGRLAGPP
- a CDS encoding sigma-54 interaction domain-containing protein; its protein translation is MELNTSGIIGKSPALTGVFTVLSKVAPTDSTVLVTGESGTGKELLVRALHANSRRRDKPFVPVNCGAIPRELLESELFGHEKGAFTHAIRNRAGRFELADGGTIFLDEIGEMDLSLQVKILRVLQEKEFERVGGTRTMKVDVRIVAATNRDLEAEVAAGRFREDLFYRLNVIPLHLPPLRERGEDVLLLSRCFLERFCAQKERPVLAVPAETSSVFLSYSWPGNVRELENLMERLSILCDEDHIRPEDLPRKIWDDVGKAPPAPAAVPAARPAGFDWPVVADLKAKGMGLKEFLDEIEERLLAESLEMAGGVKNQAAEILGIKRTTLIEKLKKKNMLGA
- a CDS encoding flagellar basal body rod C-terminal domain-containing protein, which translates into the protein MSIIPNLNAQALGALTHAAEDTARNLANLSTDGYQPVRTVISSGPATINAISEHSVAFGQTMAEPSFDIATDQKTQERAWVQPYQGGSVDVAREMVNLSSAERAFQANAVAVRTLEQTTGSVLDLMA